The genomic stretch TTTTTTCTCTTGTGCGAATCGAATACGTTATAACACACTACATTATAACTTACAACCCTAAAATTAGACTACATGATTATTTTATGATCGCCATTGTTTAGATTTCTCTTAACAATAAGCAAGTTTTGATAGTTTTCGTGAAATGGAGTAATCTATTATCGATTGTACTGCAGTAAGTCGTAATGAGAATTCGAGATTAACTTGACTATTTCGTAAAAGCAATACTTAAAGAACCTTTAATACTCATGTtggtacatttatttaaccgcacaatttattatataataaatatcgcCTTGAACCGGAAAAACATGTCAACTCCCAGTATGGCTTCTAAGTTTTCTctctatttatttcttttgctTTCAGTATTTTGATTTGGTATATACAATAAGTGTACCTTATTAGATTatcgaaacattttttttaaattgacatatttgtattattaatttcgggACCGTTGGAGGCAGCTTTAATGCTGTAATGCTGGATGTATTCTTGGAAAgactgtttaaaatataaattcaccTGTGTCGCCTGAACAAGCCCCTTCTAGCAGGCGAACCGCTCGGTCCAGCGCCATCATTATCCCTCTTCTCAGAGCTTCGGAACAATTTCCTGAACGCCGCCGCTACCTTTTCCTTCGACCGCGATGTCATTTTCACAAGCACTTACACCAACTTAGTTAATTAACACTTGCCGTGACAATTGCCAAGACGTTTTCACTGCATTTGTTTATGTTTGTTGCATAACGAGTCTCGCACGTGTACGCGCGACTACTCGCAAAGTGAGAGTGCGAACGAAATGGAATCTTGGCTCAAGAATGGTGGCAGGTTTTCGATGTAATATTGCAAGTGCGTAACATCACTCGGGCCTACGCCTGCAGTTTTCGTGTGAATGAACCATCTGTATTATTACAACGTCTAGCCCTGAaacaaaggaaaaatattaattaaagatgCTGTTATGAAATAAGTGATTTTGGCCGTGACCAACTAGAGTGATAATGAAACCGTACGTGAATAATGAAAATTGGttgtatatacattatatttgtaatgaacaaaaaagaaaatgatcCGGTGAACTTCGAATCACcaacatatatttgtgtcataacttaaaatattttttttttaaacaaagagTTCTCATACTACAGCTATGAAACACAAGGGAtctttaaatacttatatgaCAATACGTGACAATTTTTATAGGAAAATCAATTatcgtttttagtatttttctttacttattatttatgtttaacgtttaaaccttccctgaACATCCCTGAAATATTTCAAGGTCAAAATTAcgtttaaatcaaaattaagtCCACCCATTCCCAAGTTTTATCGATACAAACGAAaacaaatcatttttatatatgtactgtCTTTTTGCAAAAACTTACAATATGAAAGCGATAATAAAATTCATCTTTCACGTTAAATAATTTGATCAAAGACCGtgaattataattagttattcaGTACTAACTATtacataatgtatatgtttttacaaaataaccTTTATGTTTTTGATTTCGGGCACTATGAcacttaaataatcaaattggCTTTGATTAGAACAATATAGTGCGTTCTGTCATAAGCTGTGTAAGCATATACGAACTTTTTTCCCCAAACCTAAAGAGCTAAACTAaacgaaaatttattttcgcaTTTACAAAATAAGTAGGGAATAGGATTAACCTTGTTTTGTCCTTGCCACTGACGAAGGACGCACATAAACTTCCACACACAATTGGCTATTACGCAATACAGCCCTTAGCTATTgggcttttatttttattaacacgaAACTAGTATTTACAGGTTTTTACGCAATGTTTTTCGTGAAATTTCACACattatgtaatttaagtaTCGTAATCCAGTGCAATGGACATTGGActgttaaagtatttttttaatttctataaatgtTCAACAAAAATgtctgtaaaataataagaaattaaattttaaaattatacattcacAATTTCAacaatgtataatttatttcaaagtttGCGATGATACTATAAATACATTGAGATAATCATATGGAAATTGGGTTTCGTTCTTAGATTGCATTTGAGTTTTGTTTGGCAGTGCTAATATGGCCTATAATTAGTGTCTTGATCCGCTAGATGCTTTTTTAAGAAAGAATTTTCTCGTAGCATGCGCCTCAGTACGTACAGGAGCCTTCTACGCCTATTTCTCTTCCCTCGGGTCACTATTAGCAAATATGGGAGTCCGATCGTGTCTGCTGGAGTTTCTATGAAGGTAAAGATGCTTCAAGCTGAAATGGCTAATAAACGCTTGGAAAAATAACGTCCCCGGAGATTTCGAAGTTggcttataaattaaaataaagatatcaATTGCCTCGTCAGGGCGGTCAGGCGCTAATGTGCGAAATCATAGCCCTCTCGTTCTGAATATCTCTCTTACACGCATTGAATCTAAGTATTGAGCAATTGATTCACGGAGGCGGCCGCGGGggataacattttttgttcaacATAAGTTTACGCTAACCTTATGCGTTGCATGTGTGAATTTATCTTATGATCTGCACTCAAGATgctaatacataatacaataaCGGTCACAGCAGGAGGTCTTTTAATTATACACTATAGTAATTATGAAGATAATTTGGGTTATCTTagattaatatgatttttcctttaaagAGAAACCGAAAGACAATCACAAAATCCTATTTTCGACATACGAGAGTCAAAGTTCGCGAAGTCTCGACTCTAATATATTCcggttttcttaaaatatttatttttggcttaaagtgttaaataaagtaaatttaatcgGTGGACAGTCTCGATTTTGTGACTCGCACGCCTAACCTACTAACACTGCTCTTTCATGATAAGCAATGTAGATGTGCGGAAATAGAAACGTTGCGGGATTTGCGGTCGCAGCAGCGCTGTCTTTGTTATGTTGACAATAATGCTACGTCATTATAATTCGACAGTaattatcgtgatatttgacattaaaaaagtataatttttaattattttaattaaaatattgtatattaggTGTAAAACATCAAGTAGGTACTTTGTGACTTCAATTTGTACACAAATTTGAAATTACCATTGATATTAAATCTAGTTTTAACGGGACATGCGAAAACtgataataaaacagtaaTCATTTATTACTCATCAAcctataaaactattttttttttttaagacaattcacaccaattgacctagttccatgctaagctggtgaagcttgtgttatgggtactaggcaacggatatacatacatattataaatagatagacatataaatacatatttaaacacccaagacctaagctcaacaccaaatgctcatcacatcgttcgtctcagccggggatcgaatctattgattattattttataatgaagTATAAAAAATGCACATCAAATTGTAGTTTTCTTGCTTCGGCTTTTTTGTCAAACTTTGTTTAACTATATTAAAGAATAGCTAACACATATAATACtatcaatataaaacaatttgtttctatttatcaatttgaaAGAAGCAATACCTAATCTGTGTAATATGCGAAGAATTTAACGCAAAGAAGTTTCCATTACAGCATTGAATTTACACTGGATGTTATGAAATTGTTGAGTACTAAGTATCTTCATTCATACGTCATTATGAAATCCGGTGTCTGGTGTAAACTATACATTGTTCGACTATCGTGAGTTGGACTAAATATGATTCAgcgtaaaattttgtttaaaacatacattgcGCTTACCAGAGTCGCTGTAAGACTCTTCGTAGGAATGTTTTGTGCAGACGATTTTTTGATTAGACAGGTATTAGTATCAGAAACCGACGTTTTCTCATTTACTAGGACTTATATGAAATGAGTGCTAATAAAGtctacttattaataaatctacTTGCAACTAGtagtagtttattgtttaactgctgtttttaaaacacgtcactttttttcttaattaatgtTGAACCtactaactaaaaaaaactaaatataatttaaaaaattgcgaaattataaaatgaaaatcctATACTAAATGTTGATGGGTAATtgtcaaacatttaatattaatcgctatttaaatatagggTACATATAGGGACAAAATATATCCACAATTTTCAGATAAAATTACGTCGCGAATAGgtaattaaaatcataaattaagttCAGCTAATCTGTAACACAACATTCattgttaggcggtacgaagttcgccgggtcagctaTTATAAGTGTTATAATGCATTAGAGCAAATGCGGTAACTCAATAGGAGGATGCTCTACATTTAGAATGAGGACAGGGTGACTTTCAATAGGTTAATTTTACTATAGTTACTAGAGTTTCTACTAACAATGGACTGTtcaattaactattaataattaataaattgaagtgACGTCAAACGCGCACATTTGAATTACAATTAAGATCTATCTAAATGAAAATACTAAATTTTCTACGCGGTTTTACGAAGCGGGATGCTATTTAGGTATATAGAGTCAAAACATAGGTATATATAGAGAAAGAAGTGTCTACCAACCATCTCTTGTCTATGAAGAACCTTAAGGACACTGCTCATATCCGCACAgatgaatttatttcttcattaAACTTATTTGTAATGCAAATAGGCGGTCGGCCACCTGTGCCCAATAACCTGAGATCTACACGTCACCACTAACCTACGgctacttatatttatttatatctatgtgCTTACTGCTTAGCAtaccataatatattttataaccatTAATCAAAATCGAATCGTTATTAAAACAAGTCGAGTTGACAaaataaaaggttttattagAATACGTATTGGCGCGCTACTAAAAAGCTGAACAaagataatttatgttatagcTTTTTGCTCCCGAAAGAAGAGATCTTCACCTCCACGTTTATGAGAGGATTGACCGTTACTTTATGTTATCGTATAATGTCGTTGActgacattattatttatccatAAACAACAgaaaacagatgcagaaatgtCTGCCCGTGTTGTGGGAATTTGAAAGTTCTTATAAAAACCCTACGACTTGTGTAGAGAAagaaatcttttatataacttCGAAAGCCTtcctaataaaaaatgtgaagTGTTTTCCCAATATATCCTTTTTATCTATgcatgatttatttttgtatatagatgataaatatttactcCTAAACGCTGCGATAAGGACATTAATAAGTATTGGACTATAGAATttgttgtattaaatattactgtCGAAGTCTATATTAGTccagatattttttaaagaaaacctTGATATTCAAATTACAATCATGCAATAGCAAAGATTTGCCAACATGATGTTTGCATACCTACTTATCtaatctaaaaatttataacttctttttagttttgtaaagtcaagaataattatatataaagaacgATGCAATTGAGCacacaatattaaattgtgCCCTTAATGCAGAGAAAGGAGTTTTTAGCATTACATCCATGATGAACTTATTTGAACTAGCAGCACTGGGTAAAGTCCCCATTTGATTGTTATTCATTGCTTGTATGAGTCTCTACTCGGTTTATTTGCAATATATATTGCcctataaatgtttttacatgTCTATAAAAAACGAAGCTCTTAGCAGCCTCTCATAAAAAGCTCTAGACTTCATTTTTGTCCTTGGCCTTCTCATTACCTCTGAGGTGCGGTCATGCGACGTACTGTTTACCTACTGCTTACCCAACAGGGATGAATTTCTACTCAGCCCCTCTAATGAGCATTTCTTTGATGTTTTCTAAATAGGTACAACCTTGAAGTGCTTGTACAAAATCGGGGGTAACTAACGTTAGCTTTGTACGTAAGAGGAGCAGGtactcaaatatttttctagaTATTACCGGGCGTACATGCACCCGAATTATCGTGGTTAAATATTTGGCCACCCACACCGTCTGAAGAGCCTAAATAAAATGCATACCTAAACATCTCCAATAAACTTAATTGAATCTTTATAGTATGAGACTATTTGGATGGATGTGTGCAACGTACCGGacaatatctaataataataaaaccacgGCTTATCTTTGAGATTATTCAAATATGCAGTACTACCCAAATTTTTtgcctaaataaaaatataagtctAATTGAATATTCTGAATGAGTTATAGGGTTATCTTTCAAGcgtttactttaattaaaatgcacTTCGGGCTTTTGAAATTGACGATGCATGCGGAGGTTAATGCAGTGCAGATGCAAACGATGACAGATAATGGAAATGACAATTATCGCGAACATTACAGTGTCATTCATTGATAATTACTTTGTTATAAAAGTAGTAACGCTTTTATAAAGCACTAGAttgtattaaagttaaaagGAAGGTGTACACAAATATCCTTATACGATAGGTTAAATGACTctcaattaataacaatattgttATGTATCGCAGTCGTGGTAACACGTTAAAATGGACTCTGAACTCTCGATAAATACTGCTATCGTATCACCTTAAATACAGAATATACAATTAGATTACGTaccttatattaaaattcttcAATATATTCTTCCACGCATACGTACGAGCGGCGGTAACGAGCCCCGCGCACTGAGGGAATCGCAATCTTTCCGCCAGATGGCGTCGTATTGTTCCTGTTAAATTCATCGATCCATCCTTGCTCTCGGGATTTTCAACCTTAttttatacgagtatatatcAAATTTCATTATTCATATGGACTTATCCTTACAGCTGACGTAAAACGAGTGGGACGAATTGAAGCGCAGATTCCTTGTTGGCCTCGAACATAATGTTGATAATAGACCAGTATATCTTTGATAATAGTCACGCTCTGATaacttcaaataaaaacacacaaCTCTAAACAAACAACTTTATTAAGAAACGTTAACATCTAAAATCACAACAGCTGTACGTGTCTTAATCCTAAAATCAGTACCTATTAATTGAATgtcaattgaatttaaaaatcgttTAATAAATACCATTTTGTACATAAATGATATGTACCAATATTCTCTCAATATTTCGTTtacatattttctataaacgCGACTTTATACAACTCATACGAATGACTTTGCGTCaatttatttctgttattCTATTTGACCCATCAATAAGACTATCGGTtaatgaaaacaataaaaacaaacaggtCTTTCTATTTTTCGATTATTTAGACAACAGATTGAGTTTGTTTCACCTCATTGtacttttgtaaaacattatttaaaatacgtaACGCGGTACAATTTCAAACGTAAAAGACAATCTAGTACCGAGTTCTGTCAACTAATctcatagaaataaatttgacagatttcaaatctatcaaatttatttatataatcaacTAGAttgattttacatattatacgaCCTTGGGAGACAAAATCTTTATTCGACAGACGTGACCCACCAACcctaaattaatttgtatgaaaattgtcAATTTATGTGATTTTGCTTCAAGCCTCTTagtcattttatataaaaaataatttcactgatttcaataattattattactctaTGGCCAATGGGTCACAGTACATGAAATAATCaactaaacaataacaaatatttatttttgacgcTTCATTAAGAGTACttaaaattagataaattatatacatattaaatgacTGTTATGtacaaacttatttaaaactgaTTGTAAAATAAGTTGTTCTAGATAAATGCGACgcttacaaaaataatcaacGAATGAAGTAGGAAGATAATATGAGcctaacataatataaacgtTAACGTCTGCGTTTatgtttgtatgaaaaatctgTCAACACTATTATgtcaaacataatattacgtaGTAGCCATACCATGAGTACGACAGTTGAAACTCTTACCTGccaaatatatgttaattattataaccgCCAGCTGTAAGATTTTCATAAACATTTAACGGACGCTTTAAACGTTAACGTTCAATATCTTGTCAAACTCAAGGTAGAAAAAGTGTTTGGTACTTGGCAAAAATATAGTATACTGGGTTATAACTAACAACGTGCTAATACATCATTCATTTGTATAGTATTTGCTTTTTAGTGAAAATGGTTTTCTAACAAACgacatttttcattaaaaattacttgatCAGTATATTATTTCAGAGAACAGTAGTATAGATAATACTAGATATGGTGATTGTACTAATTTGCAATCTATGATAGGTGCAtcaaataactatttaattctTGAATTACAACAATTATACTGATTCAGAAAGTTTCATCGCACAATTTACTATTAAACCCATGAcacaaacaatatataaaaacgatATAAAGTAATGACAATTTCCATACTAAGCTTTTGACATATTTTACTACcaacattttttattggacGTCAAAGAAATGAGTTTTGAAATTAATCTATACATTGGAACTTTCTGTGTCAGGATAACAagccttttaaaattatgtttagatTTAAACTACATTACCTAAAACTGTTAAAATAGCTCATATAAATTGTGTTGCTGATATAATTCATCTAAAGTTGTGcagtcaaatttaaaaaaaaaaaaacattccctataaatttgattaataaGAGCTCTATatgaatattacataatatacaaatacatgtcAATATACTAAACATtcatagattaaaaattatttataaaacttcaTAAATTCCCTAAATATGTCATACtaatacaaacataataaaattaaatagccTTTTGCATTTCCTAATAGTAGCACCATACAATTATGGTAATTTGCATTTAAATTTCTCAACATAACGCTTTAttcgttaaattatttaacgtTTGACATGATGAATGATATTATGTCATACAAAatgtacattatttttctaatacaaCAGATTATCAAATGGCTTAAAATCATAATACACAATCAAAATTTGTTCCCAATGGAGCACTATTATTCGCAATTGGAACAAATGTCAAAGTAATAATTACTCTATAGATTTAACAAGGGATACAAGATAATTCTAGCACCTGAAGACCTCAATtacatgaaatatataatctgaagTGCTTTCAATCAGTTTGAAACGTCCCTTATGACGTCATCTAAGGAAAAATTCCCAATTTCTTTTCTCAAAGGAAACCGCGAGATTCCTATTAAAGTTACTCGGTAAGTTTGCATATTTGATCGATATTCAGTTAGAAAAATGAACGCCTCGCTGGTGATTTTTCTAAATCAAGCGAAGCGATTTATTACCcctgaaaaaaatacttagtatttttttataaatagtgaaACCTTAGAGCAATAACGTTACTGATAGACACTTTAAATAGGAAAATTCAATCAGTACTGCTTTAAAAAGctcaaaacaatatatttcatttcGATCAGGAAATTTTTAGTAGTCATAATAGAGGCACTTAAGCATTTTTGGCACGTACACGATACTCGCTCAGTATTATGTTGGTCATGTGTCATGCGAATGTCAATATCATAGTCACTTCCCTTTCCAAACAATGTCAATTCTTTGATCCTATTGTATATATACAGAAACGTCACCTAAAACATAGATGCTGCTCAAAATCGCTCTATTTATAGCAATAGAATTCAAATATCACAAGTTCTGCTAAGCTATATTTATTCTGTGAGTTCcgttgtaatattaaaaaaaactacaatgTCAAAACCTTTTAAAACACTACCAAAGCGGTTGGTCAACCATCATGACCATGCATTATGTTCagataaatatactaaataatgtCGAAAGCTTAAGATACAATTTTAAGCAGCATCTTGGcgtttttgtatattgtttaGGTGTCTACTGGTCATAAGGGATGGAAGATATGGCAAAGCGGCGGCCAATAGACCCTGAAGGCGTTGAGCGAGTGCTATAAGTCTGTTTCCGTCCATTGCTAGTCCCCGCGACGCAAGCGGCGAGCCGCTGCTGTATTATGTCGAAACCACCATAcctgttattttaatagacattGATGATTTAGATACTTTTTCATATAGGATAGCTTAGGATATGTGCAAGAAAGTTCTGGAAGTCTTGGAAGGGCACATTAAATCAAATAGGGTTTAgggtatgaaataaaattgcttCATAAAGCATAAAGCACTAGGTATGCTTGAAAACACTGAATGTCaagatttgtaaataatgtcaTATGCATGTACGTGAAAAAgaaatgatatttaaatatgtaggacttgtataatttcattttgaaaAAGTTTTGTTTGGTTTAGAAAACTAAAATGGTGTGCAGTTgagctttaaaataaaaataaaccttatttatatagattttataataaggttgatgatttttatgatttacaGTATGTGCGTTAGGAATTATTGACTTGACGGGTATCGAACTAAAGATCTCAACAactgaatgtaatattaaatcaaatacaaataacataagcaaataaaattttcataaataaatgtattataaatggAGTTCAGTAACTATGTATACATCAGAATACTATAGTTAtagtaaaactattattataattctaattaaccatgataaaaaaactaaagtatAACTCActtgtaataatattacaatatccAACATAACTTGAAGGCCGCCGCACACCCAGAATTGTGTTGGCGCTTCCCTTATCACATAGTAAGCCGTCTTGAATACATCACCACAGGTCCACATTATTACCATACTCACACTGAAATTTAGAATTAGTCACTGGATTATTTTGCTAAAAGGAATTAATTCAACAATACAAAATCGCTTTCAAGTGATCTGTTCCAGGCAACCAAAGGAACATTTTATGAAGCAATGCCTTTTTGAGCTTTTTCACAGAGGTACCTCTATCTCTTGGTAGAATGCTTACGCGACGCCAAATTACACAGTGATGTGATTGGAGGGAGGGATTTAGTGGGTAGGGCTTTTAGAGCGAGTCCCACACTCTGTGCAGAAATGCATTCcccttaatttaaaaaaaaaacagggaCCTCTATAAAATACATGCTCTAAATATGTTATACTGTCTTCttctgaattatttaaataaatttgttattttttcaaattcccACACATAAGAAGTGCTAGTGTGACAAGTCAAgattaatatgaattaatgtTACATGATTGTATTAATGTATCATTATTCTTATTACATTACACTtattgtacatatataattaggACCCTACATACATACATGCATTATGCAACCCTACTAAACCTTCAACTTTTTATTATCTGTATGTGAGTAATCTGTTGgtatcaaatcaaataaataaacaatttttgtaatgCTTAGGTTTTGGAAGGAATCAAAGACAGGGTAAGCACATTAATTAGTACCAAACATTTGATCTACTAAGTCAGTTAGCATACCCGACATTGTATTAAGTATTATGAGTATGTGTGTGTGAGTTCAATGCAGGAGTTCGCTAAACACGTTTGTAGGTACAAATACAGACACTTATATCATAAACTATAGTATAAGAAAATCACCTCATTCCCTCGGTGCTTTTGTTTTGGTGATTTTTGATAATTTGTGGTGCACCAAGCATTGCTTCTGTAAATACAGCTAGGAAGCCAATAAATTCTACAAATGGTGAAACttcgattaataaataagttatagCTGCCCCTAATACTGAGAATACTAGCATACAGTCTACATAACTCTGAAAGTCAGTCCATGCCCAGAAGTATTTTCGATCCAtatctgaaaaataaatattattaattcttagGCAAACAATTATGTATAAGGAGTTTAgttaatttgattgttaatgTCTCAAGTAGGAAACGTCATGCATGTTAGTAAgataagataatttaaatataaacatagtGACCTGGTCAATGCTCTGACCACAGATGagatagtaaataataatatactttatgtTATCAGTACAATGAACTAAATACTATTATACAACCATTGATATAAAccataattatagttttagtttgGTGATAATTCAACCCTCTATTTCACTCATTTCAATAAAATGCACACCTATtgaaaaacacaaaataaataattatagggTAACTGGGTCTACTGTATATCTGGAGTATACTAACACTgctattacaataataataataagaaaacacATGCCAAAAAACCATAGTATGGGCAaaacattaatgaaaaaatgacAATATACCAAGACATGATATATAAATCCAAAGTTAGAAGCGTGTACATCACAGGTTGCTGCAACAAAAATgatgaatgaatgaatatttaacaAGTAATACAATGCATTCCTTCAGGACTAGACTTACCATAGAAGCGACGGGGCTTCTCACCTCCTGTGACACCACTCTGCTGCCCTAACCATCGGGCTGTTTCATCAGGTTGAGCTGACCCATTTATACAACACAATAGTATATATAACATGAATATTGTGCCTAATTTCACCAATTACCCCAACCACCAAACaaaacataacataaatattaagaaaaattaaatataatacaaaagtacaaaaaaaataaaaaataaaacaaaagtagaAATATATAGAGGAAGAATAGGAAAATATAGCATAGTGAAGAGAAGAAATAGGATTGATTTTacagaattattataaattttataaaaattgttttaaggaAATAATGTTATGTCAGAAGAAATTAATCCAAGAGTGTGAGAAAGAGGTCTAGCATAACAATCCAAGCACTACACATATTATCTTatgttaatatgttttatgttattattaagttatttgaTGCCTACTAACCTGTAAATATTCTCTCTCGAGCTCGAA from Pieris napi chromosome 15, ilPieNapi1.2, whole genome shotgun sequence encodes the following:
- the LOC125056571 gene encoding solute carrier family 66 member 2 isoform X1 — encoded protein: MDWIISDELGLTVGHLVGWGAAGAMIIGGIAPYIPQYRQIKKTQDAEGFSLYVCLTLLIANTLRILFWFGKRYEIPLLLQSIVMNVTMFIMIHLCVNVRKKNQIIRARERIFTGTIFMLYILLCCINGSAQPDETARWLGQQSGVTGGEKPRRFYDMDRKYFWAWTDFQSYVDCMLVFSVLGAAITYLLIEVSPFVEFIGFLAVFTEAMLGAPQIIKNHQNKSTEGMSVSMVIMWTCGDVFKTAYYVIREAPTQFWVCGGLQVMLDIVILLQVWWFRHNTAAARRLRRGD
- the LOC125056571 gene encoding solute carrier family 66 member 2 isoform X2 → MDWIISDELGLTVGHLVGWGAAGAMIIGGIAPYIPQYRQIKKTQDAEGFSLYVCLTLLIANTLRILFWFGKRYEIPLLLQSIVMNVTMFIMIHLCVNVRKKNQIIRARERIFTAQPDETARWLGQQSGVTGGEKPRRFYDMDRKYFWAWTDFQSYVDCMLVFSVLGAAITYLLIEVSPFVEFIGFLAVFTEAMLGAPQIIKNHQNKSTEGMSVSMVIMWTCGDVFKTAYYVIREAPTQFWVCGGLQVMLDIVILLQVWWFRHNTAAARRLRRGD
- the LOC125056571 gene encoding solute carrier family 66 member 2 isoform X3, producing MDWIISDELGLTVGHLVGWGAAGAMIIGGIAPYIPQYRQIKKTQDAEGFSLYVCLTLLIANTLRILFWFGKRYEIPLLLQSIVMNVTMFIMIHLCVNVRKKNQIIRARERIFTDMDRKYFWAWTDFQSYVDCMLVFSVLGAAITYLLIEVSPFVEFIGFLAVFTEAMLGAPQIIKNHQNKSTEGMSVSMVIMWTCGDVFKTAYYVIREAPTQFWVCGGLQVMLDIVILLQVWWFRHNTAAARRLRRGD
- the LOC125056571 gene encoding solute carrier family 66 member 2 isoform X4 yields the protein MDWIISDELGLTVGHLVGWGAAGAMIIGGIAPYIPQYRQIKKTQDAEGFSLYVCLTLLIANTLRILFWFGKRYEIPLLLQSIVMNVTMFIMIHLCVNVRKKNQIIRARERIFTGTIFMLYILLCCINGSAQPDETARWLGQQSGVTGGEKPRRFYATCDVHASNFGFIYHVLVYCHFFINVLPILWFFGMCFLIIIIVIAVLVYSRYTVDPVTL